The following proteins come from a genomic window of Paramicrobacterium humi:
- a CDS encoding FitA-like ribbon-helix-helix domain-containing protein produces the protein MANILVRDVPDDMHKKLQLKAREHNQSLQQYLLGELHRASERTSITDVLNEIEARCDGRVGFEQAAKDLAEGRSQR, from the coding sequence ATGGCAAATATTCTGGTTCGTGACGTGCCGGACGACATGCACAAGAAGCTGCAGCTCAAAGCGCGAGAACATAATCAATCCCTGCAGCAATATCTGCTCGGTGAGTTGCATCGCGCTTCTGAGCGAACGAGCATCACCGACGTGCTGAATGAGATCGAGGCCCGATGTGACGGCCGGGTGGGGTTTGAACAAGCGGCCAAGGACCTCGCTGAGGGGCGTTCGCAGCGGTGA
- a CDS encoding DUF1028 domain-containing protein, which produces MTYTALAVDVENRLVGAATASFSLAVGNAVIATAPGIGAVASQAYTNRMLRAHVLDRLRVGDSPAQAITRIPEWDDDAARRQVAVIDLHGRSAAHTGAGCSEWAGSLSGDGAVVVGNLLAGPAVLDAMLAALENRAPVGDEEALPPGAAFARRLLRALDAGEAAGGDRRGRQSAAIQVAPFADSVAWPPERSVDLRVDDSPDPLTELHRLLSRQFAG; this is translated from the coding sequence GTGACCTACACGGCACTCGCTGTCGATGTCGAGAACCGGCTCGTCGGCGCCGCGACGGCCAGCTTCTCGCTCGCCGTCGGAAACGCCGTGATAGCGACGGCGCCGGGGATCGGGGCGGTCGCGAGCCAGGCGTACACGAACAGGATGCTGCGCGCCCACGTTCTCGATCGCCTCCGCGTGGGCGACTCTCCCGCCCAGGCGATCACGCGCATTCCGGAGTGGGATGACGATGCGGCCAGACGGCAGGTCGCGGTCATCGACCTGCACGGGCGGTCCGCCGCGCACACGGGCGCCGGGTGCAGCGAGTGGGCCGGCTCTCTCTCCGGTGACGGCGCCGTCGTCGTCGGCAACCTGCTCGCGGGGCCGGCCGTCCTCGACGCCATGCTCGCGGCGCTCGAGAACCGCGCACCGGTCGGAGACGAGGAAGCGCTTCCGCCCGGAGCGGCCTTCGCCCGGCGGCTGCTCCGTGCGCTCGACGCGGGCGAGGCCGCGGGAGGAGACCGGCGCGGCCGACAGAGCGCCGCGATCCAGGTCGCCCCCTTTGCCGATTCGGTCGCCTGGCCGCCTGAGCGCAGCGTCGATCTTCGAGTCGATGACAGCCCGGATCCGCTCACCGAACTCCATCGGCTCCTGTCGCGGCAGTTCGCCGGCTAG
- a CDS encoding ABC transporter substrate-binding protein yields the protein MRKPTVLFGTVAIGAVVLSGCSAGEGVDVDGGGGDNVLVAAIAGEPDQLDPHKTTSYFSFQVLENVFDTLVEPDENLEMQPALAESWDLSDDQLTWTFHLRDGVTFHDGSDFTADDVVYSYDRIIDDELSNAWRFSAVSDVKKVDDLTVDITVSQPTPNLLSSIGGFKGMAIVDKDNVESGDITTKPVGTGPFKVASYTSGDSIKLTANEDYWGGAPKIDGVTFRFISEGSTAISALKSGEVDWTDSIPAQQVKGLKGADGVTVDVAASNDYWYLALNEAREPWNDVRVRQAIAYGIDRDAIVQATSYGTATANQLAIPEDSVWYTPYDKYSTDLDKAKQLLDEAGVGDLSIDMLVTQDYPETVTAAQIIADNLKPLGITLDIRTVDFATWLDEQNTGNFDMLMMGWLGNIDPDDFYYAQHHTGAASNAQKYSNAEVDKLLDAGRTETDESARKQLYADAATIIADEASYIYLYNPSVIQAWSSDLKGYEARSDGAIRFRDVSMG from the coding sequence ATGCGTAAGCCAACAGTGTTGTTCGGTACGGTCGCCATCGGCGCCGTTGTGTTGAGCGGGTGCTCGGCCGGAGAAGGCGTCGACGTCGACGGCGGAGGCGGCGACAATGTCCTCGTCGCCGCCATCGCCGGCGAGCCGGACCAGCTCGACCCACACAAGACGACCTCGTACTTCTCCTTCCAAGTGCTGGAGAACGTCTTCGACACTCTCGTCGAGCCCGACGAGAATCTCGAGATGCAGCCCGCGCTCGCCGAGTCGTGGGACCTCAGCGACGATCAGCTGACCTGGACGTTCCACTTGCGCGACGGCGTGACCTTCCACGACGGCAGCGACTTCACCGCCGACGACGTCGTCTACTCGTACGACCGCATCATCGACGACGAGCTCTCGAACGCGTGGCGCTTCAGCGCCGTCAGCGACGTGAAGAAGGTCGACGACCTCACCGTGGACATCACGGTGTCGCAGCCCACGCCGAACCTGCTCTCGAGCATCGGCGGGTTCAAGGGCATGGCGATCGTCGACAAGGACAACGTCGAGAGCGGCGACATCACGACGAAGCCCGTCGGCACGGGGCCGTTCAAGGTCGCTTCATACACAAGCGGGGATTCGATAAAGCTGACCGCGAACGAGGACTACTGGGGCGGCGCGCCGAAGATCGACGGAGTCACATTCCGGTTCATCTCCGAAGGAAGCACGGCCATCTCCGCGCTCAAGTCAGGAGAGGTCGACTGGACCGACAGCATCCCCGCGCAGCAGGTCAAGGGACTGAAGGGCGCCGACGGCGTCACGGTCGATGTCGCCGCGAGCAACGACTACTGGTATCTCGCGCTCAACGAGGCCAGGGAGCCTTGGAACGACGTGCGTGTGCGGCAGGCGATCGCCTACGGAATCGACCGTGACGCCATCGTGCAGGCGACGAGCTACGGCACCGCGACGGCGAACCAGCTCGCGATCCCCGAAGACAGCGTCTGGTACACACCGTACGACAAGTACAGCACCGACCTCGACAAGGCGAAGCAGCTTCTCGACGAGGCGGGCGTCGGCGATCTCAGCATCGACATGCTCGTGACGCAGGACTATCCCGAGACCGTGACGGCGGCGCAGATCATCGCCGACAACCTCAAGCCCCTCGGCATCACCCTCGACATTCGCACCGTCGACTTCGCCACCTGGCTGGACGAGCAGAACACGGGCAACTTCGACATGCTCATGATGGGCTGGCTCGGCAACATCGACCCCGACGACTTCTACTACGCGCAGCACCACACCGGGGCCGCGAGCAACGCCCAGAAGTACTCCAACGCCGAGGTCGACAAGCTCCTCGACGCCGGCCGCACCGAGACGGACGAGAGCGCCCGCAAGCAGCTGTACGCGGACGCGGCGACGATCATCGCCGACGAGGCGAGCTACATCTACCTCTACAATCCGTCGGTGATCCAGGCCTGGAGCAGCGACCTCAAGGGGTACGAGGCGCGCAGCGACGGCGCCATCCGCTTCCGCGACGTGAGCATGGGATAG
- a CDS encoding ABC transporter permease: protein MKAFASNSTIRFLARRLLYSAVVLLGVMIVVFSLVHLVPGDPVRIALGTRFNQDAYDALRAASGLDRPLAVQFFSYVGNALTGDLGVSFRNGNPVTLTLLSRLPATASLAFVGILIALIIAIPAGIWSALHEGRVSDAIVRTVSQFGVSVPDFWMGMLLITFFASVLGWLPTSGYAAVTEDPIGWLRHVILPGTTVGIVAGAIMTRYIRSAVLDVASTGYIRTATSKGLSKRVITFRHIVRNALVPVLTITGIQLATIFAGVIVVEVVFAWPGLGRLVYDSVASRDYPLIQGAVLLIAVLFLLINLLVDVLYAVVDPRIRLQ, encoded by the coding sequence ATGAAGGCGTTCGCATCGAACTCGACGATCCGCTTCCTCGCGCGGCGGCTGCTGTACTCCGCCGTCGTGCTGCTCGGAGTGATGATCGTCGTGTTCTCCCTCGTGCACCTCGTGCCGGGCGATCCCGTGCGGATCGCCCTCGGCACGCGGTTCAACCAGGACGCCTACGATGCGCTCCGCGCGGCAAGCGGTCTCGACCGCCCTCTCGCGGTGCAGTTCTTCTCCTACGTGGGGAACGCCCTCACGGGCGACCTCGGCGTGAGCTTCCGGAACGGGAACCCGGTCACGCTCACACTGCTCAGCAGGCTGCCGGCCACGGCTTCCCTCGCCTTCGTCGGCATCCTCATCGCCCTGATCATCGCGATTCCCGCGGGGATCTGGTCGGCGCTGCACGAAGGGCGCGTGAGCGACGCGATCGTGCGAACCGTGAGCCAGTTCGGCGTCTCGGTTCCGGACTTCTGGATGGGAATGCTCCTCATCACCTTCTTCGCCTCCGTGCTCGGCTGGCTGCCGACCTCCGGCTATGCCGCCGTCACGGAGGACCCCATCGGGTGGCTGCGGCATGTGATTCTGCCCGGCACGACGGTCGGCATCGTCGCGGGAGCGATCATGACGCGCTACATCCGATCGGCCGTGCTCGACGTCGCGTCGACGGGGTACATCCGCACGGCCACGTCGAAGGGGCTCTCGAAGCGGGTCATCACCTTCCGTCACATCGTGCGCAACGCGCTCGTGCCCGTGCTCACGATCACCGGAATCCAGCTCGCGACGATCTTCGCCGGCGTCATCGTCGTCGAGGTCGTGTTCGCCTGGCCCGGACTCGGCCGGCTCGTCTACGACTCCGTGGCGTCGCGCGACTATCCGCTCATCCAGGGCGCCGTGCTGCTCATCGCGGTTCTGTTCCTTCTCATCAACCTGCTCGTGGACGTGCTGTACGCCGTCGTCGACCCGAGGATCCGGCTGCAATGA
- a CDS encoding 3-methyladenine DNA glycosylase, with amino-acid sequence MSTAPALDRAPALAASEWRAREAAHQQRADALTAGWRSRQQSGEQHPIDDFLFTYYSYKPSILRRWHPGAGIELTDAAGAPRATWKWYVPGAEPGSVRVDAAAFLHAKRASVEAICRILEKTAARPGQFGCFGLHEWAMVYRQREHRHAVPLRLGQEQTDAVVEGHRIQCSHFDAFRFFTPEAVPLNRLQPTREAQSELEQPGCLHAGMDVYKWAIKLGPLVPGEVLLGAFELARDIRWLDMAASPYDVSAWGAEPVAIETPAGKAEYVRRQREFAERSNALRLRVLDAVAVARRDAGVE; translated from the coding sequence GTGAGCACCGCCCCCGCCCTCGATCGCGCGCCCGCGCTGGCCGCATCGGAGTGGCGCGCCCGAGAGGCGGCGCACCAGCAGCGCGCCGACGCGCTCACGGCCGGCTGGCGCTCTCGGCAGCAGAGCGGCGAGCAGCATCCGATCGACGACTTCCTCTTCACCTACTACTCGTACAAGCCGAGCATCCTCCGGCGCTGGCATCCCGGCGCGGGAATCGAACTGACGGATGCCGCCGGCGCCCCGCGCGCAACCTGGAAGTGGTACGTCCCCGGCGCCGAACCGGGCTCCGTTCGCGTGGACGCCGCCGCGTTCCTTCACGCGAAGCGCGCCAGTGTCGAGGCGATCTGCCGCATTCTCGAGAAGACGGCGGCACGGCCGGGGCAGTTCGGCTGCTTCGGACTGCACGAGTGGGCGATGGTCTACCGCCAGCGCGAGCACCGGCATGCCGTGCCGCTGCGGCTCGGTCAGGAGCAGACGGATGCCGTCGTCGAGGGCCACCGCATTCAGTGCAGTCACTTCGACGCGTTCCGCTTCTTCACGCCGGAGGCCGTGCCGCTCAACCGGCTGCAGCCCACTCGTGAGGCGCAGTCCGAGCTTGAGCAGCCCGGCTGCCTGCACGCCGGCATGGACGTCTACAAGTGGGCGATCAAGCTCGGCCCGCTCGTGCCCGGCGAGGTGCTGCTCGGCGCCTTCGAGCTCGCGCGCGACATCCGCTGGCTCGACATGGCCGCATCGCCCTACGACGTGAGCGCGTGGGGAGCCGAGCCCGTCGCGATCGAGACGCCGGCCGGCAAGGCCGAGTACGTCAGGCGGCAGCGCGAGTTCGCGGAGCGCTCGAACGCGCTGCGGCTTCGAGTGCTCGACGCGGTGGCGGTTGCGCGGCGCGACGCCGGCGTCGAATAA
- a CDS encoding YbjQ family protein codes for MIIVTSNEIPGYRIEAVFGEVMGLTVRARDIGSQFTAGFRSLGGGELPEMTQMLYESRHEVMNRMVGEAQQRGANAVVAMRFDSSELGTTWTEVCAYGTAVVAVPLGAGETGSTPQSEWLVQQPAQNGAQPGTASPQ; via the coding sequence ATGATCATCGTGACCAGCAACGAGATTCCGGGCTATCGCATTGAGGCGGTGTTCGGCGAGGTCATGGGACTCACGGTGCGCGCTCGCGACATCGGCTCACAGTTCACGGCGGGCTTCCGGTCGCTCGGCGGCGGGGAGCTGCCCGAGATGACGCAGATGCTCTACGAGAGCCGACACGAGGTCATGAACCGGATGGTCGGCGAGGCGCAACAGCGCGGCGCGAACGCGGTGGTCGCGATGCGGTTCGACTCGTCGGAGCTCGGCACGACCTGGACCGAGGTGTGCGCATACGGCACGGCGGTTGTCGCGGTGCCACTCGGCGCCGGGGAGACCGGGTCGACGCCGCAGTCGGAGTGGCTCGTGCAGCAGCCGGCCCAGAACGGCGCTCAGCCGGGCACCGCGTCACCGCAGTAG
- a CDS encoding type II toxin-antitoxin system VapC family toxin, whose protein sequence is MIVIDASVLVNALGDGGDDGRTARDELRSAGEFMAPDLIDVETVTVLRKRWLAGTISEEGFVRAVDDLEGLDFERVPTLRLMRRAYELRANVTAHDTSYVALAEVLGCELLTGDRRLASASGPRCAIRVLGA, encoded by the coding sequence GTGATCGTGATCGACGCTTCCGTGCTCGTCAATGCACTTGGCGACGGCGGTGACGACGGACGCACGGCACGTGACGAATTGCGAAGCGCGGGCGAGTTTATGGCGCCCGATCTCATCGACGTCGAAACAGTCACCGTACTGCGCAAGCGCTGGCTGGCTGGCACGATTTCCGAGGAAGGTTTTGTTCGGGCAGTCGACGATCTGGAAGGCCTCGACTTTGAGCGCGTCCCGACGCTGCGTCTTATGCGCCGCGCGTACGAATTACGCGCAAACGTGACCGCACACGACACGTCGTATGTCGCTCTTGCTGAAGTCCTCGGATGCGAGCTACTCACGGGAGATCGGAGACTTGCTTCCGCGTCTGGTCCCCGGTGTGCGATTCGTGTCCTTGGTGCTTGA
- a CDS encoding acylphosphatase produces MMRKNVIVTGMVQGVGFRFSAQRKAQELHVTGWVRNRADGAVEAEIQGTEEQVDEMLRWLRQGPRGAEVGSFEVADVEELGSEKSFAIDR; encoded by the coding sequence ATGATGCGGAAGAACGTGATCGTGACGGGCATGGTTCAGGGTGTGGGGTTCCGCTTCTCGGCGCAGCGGAAGGCGCAAGAGCTCCACGTGACGGGATGGGTGCGCAACCGCGCCGACGGCGCGGTCGAGGCCGAGATCCAGGGCACGGAGGAGCAGGTCGACGAGATGCTGCGCTGGCTGCGGCAGGGGCCGCGCGGCGCCGAGGTCGGCAGCTTCGAAGTGGCCGACGTCGAGGAGCTCGGTTCGGAGAAGAGCTTCGCGATCGACCGCTAG
- a CDS encoding acetyl-CoA C-acetyltransferase, whose translation MTGEAFFYEAIRTPRGKNRGGALHSVKPLDLVTGLAVALRERHPNLDPARIDDIVLGVVSPVGEQGSDIARTVALASGLPETVPGVQLNRFCASGLEAVNVAAQKVASGFEDLVLAGGVESMSRVPLGSDGGAIAQDPATAWDTHFVPQGIGADLIATIEGFSRADVDAYALESQRRAEAAWASGRYEQSVVPVTDISGRMLLDDDEHRRPDATAEGLAALPPAFAKLGAAGFDAVALDRHREVPHIDHVHTAGNSSGIVDGAALTLVGSAEIGRELGLTPRARIVQTAVVGSEPTIMLTGPVPATRKALARAGLTVDDIDVFEVNEAFAAVVLKWMRDLDVPHEKVNVNGGAIALGHPLGATGAMLVATVLDELERRELRRGLVTLCVGSGMGIATIIERV comes from the coding sequence ATGACCGGCGAGGCATTCTTCTACGAGGCGATACGCACGCCGCGCGGCAAGAACCGCGGCGGCGCCCTGCACAGCGTGAAACCGCTCGACCTGGTTACCGGGCTCGCGGTGGCGCTCCGGGAGCGGCATCCGAACCTCGACCCGGCCCGCATCGACGACATCGTCCTCGGCGTCGTGTCTCCCGTCGGGGAGCAGGGCAGCGACATCGCCCGCACCGTTGCGCTCGCCTCGGGACTGCCCGAGACCGTGCCCGGCGTGCAGCTCAATCGCTTCTGCGCCTCGGGTCTCGAGGCCGTCAACGTCGCCGCGCAGAAGGTCGCGTCCGGCTTCGAAGACCTCGTGCTCGCGGGCGGCGTCGAGTCGATGTCGCGCGTGCCGCTCGGCTCCGACGGCGGCGCGATCGCGCAAGACCCGGCGACGGCGTGGGACACCCACTTCGTGCCGCAGGGCATCGGCGCCGACCTCATCGCCACGATCGAGGGGTTCTCCCGCGCCGACGTCGACGCGTACGCCCTCGAGTCGCAGCGTCGCGCCGAGGCCGCGTGGGCAAGCGGCCGCTACGAGCAGTCCGTCGTGCCCGTGACCGACATCAGCGGTCGGATGCTGCTCGACGACGACGAGCACCGGCGCCCCGACGCCACGGCCGAGGGCCTCGCCGCCCTCCCGCCCGCGTTCGCGAAGCTCGGCGCGGCCGGCTTCGACGCCGTCGCGCTCGATCGTCACCGCGAGGTGCCGCACATCGACCACGTGCACACCGCGGGCAACTCCTCCGGCATCGTCGACGGGGCCGCGCTCACCCTTGTCGGCAGCGCCGAGATCGGCCGCGAGCTCGGACTCACCCCGCGAGCGCGCATCGTGCAGACCGCTGTCGTGGGCAGCGAGCCGACGATCATGCTCACGGGGCCCGTTCCCGCGACCCGAAAGGCCCTCGCCCGCGCCGGTCTCACGGTCGACGATATCGACGTCTTCGAAGTGAACGAGGCCTTCGCCGCCGTCGTCCTGAAGTGGATGCGCGACCTCGACGTGCCGCACGAGAAGGTCAACGTCAACGGCGGCGCCATCGCCCTCGGGCATCCGCTCGGCGCGACAGGCGCCATGCTCGTCGCGACCGTGCTCGACGAGCTCGAGCGGCGCGAACTGCGCCGAGGCCTCGTGACCTTGTGCGTTGGTTCGGGCATGGGAATCGCGACCATCATCGAGCGAGTGTGA
- a CDS encoding helix-turn-helix domain-containing protein: MDAEKDAAELEIGALGAALRVERQRQGLSVQELSRRSGVSFGLISQLERGLGNPSFQSLHRLAVALGVGLSKLFSGLGGDAMIVRADERFHIPNSPETPAAQQVVRELLTPRGQSSLQVIRSTLPPGFSNEGQPFRHLGTESVTVEQGSLLVVHGDRRVELGVGDTMTYGCSQPHWWANAHSGTTVVFGAVSPFEV, encoded by the coding sequence ATGGATGCCGAGAAGGACGCCGCAGAACTCGAGATCGGCGCCCTCGGCGCCGCGTTGCGCGTCGAGCGGCAGCGGCAGGGGCTCAGCGTCCAGGAGCTCAGCCGACGCTCGGGCGTGAGCTTCGGGCTCATCAGTCAGCTCGAGCGCGGGCTCGGGAATCCGTCCTTCCAGTCGCTGCACCGCCTGGCCGTCGCCCTCGGCGTCGGCTTGTCCAAGCTCTTCAGCGGACTCGGCGGCGACGCCATGATCGTCCGGGCCGACGAGAGGTTCCATATCCCGAATTCGCCCGAGACTCCGGCGGCGCAGCAGGTCGTGCGCGAACTGCTCACTCCGCGTGGCCAGTCGAGCCTTCAGGTCATCCGCAGCACGCTTCCGCCCGGCTTCTCCAACGAGGGCCAGCCCTTTCGGCATCTGGGCACGGAGTCGGTCACGGTCGAACAGGGCAGCCTGCTCGTCGTGCACGGAGATCGACGCGTCGAGCTCGGCGTCGGCGACACCATGACCTACGGCTGCTCCCAGCCGCACTGGTGGGCGAACGCGCATTCCGGCACGACTGTCGTCTTCGGCGCCGTCAGTCCGTTCGAAGTGTGA
- a CDS encoding enoyl-CoA hydratase/isomerase family protein: MTAMTIDVADGIATLTLDDPDSPVNVMNDAYIAAMGETLDRLEAERESLTGVILTSAKRSFSAGGDLATLRAADPSTTDAETERLDGIKRDLRRLETLGVPVVAVLNGSALGGGLELALACHRRIAVDGDRLRLGLPEVGLGLLPGAGGTVRLTRMLGVEAAVRFILSANPVGVQDALQLGLIDEIVADAAGALAAARTWLAASPVAVKPWDERGFRIPGGDARDPRVASALPGWIAAAHAEAGRLPAPRAAMAAIVEGSLVDFDTASQIETRYFVHLSHTAEARNLIDAFFDRQRLSEGADDARADVAAVVDEAALGEAVAAVREGADPAVVERAARCAGWRGGVIARLDARALEPVEGVEAPAPFADLVDRMLFAPALAAARVQAAEAIADADVNVASLDAGFPPATGGAARFLQQHSGGPEGFAVRATQLAAAYGPRFAPLPSAG, encoded by the coding sequence ATGACCGCCATGACCATCGACGTCGCCGACGGCATCGCGACGCTCACCCTCGACGACCCCGATTCGCCGGTCAACGTCATGAACGACGCCTACATCGCCGCCATGGGCGAGACGCTCGACCGGCTCGAGGCCGAACGCGAGAGTCTCACGGGCGTCATTCTCACGTCGGCGAAGCGCTCCTTCTCGGCGGGCGGCGATCTCGCAACGCTCCGCGCGGCCGATCCCTCGACGACGGATGCCGAGACCGAACGACTCGACGGCATCAAGCGCGACCTGCGCCGGCTCGAGACCCTCGGCGTGCCGGTTGTCGCCGTGTTGAACGGTTCTGCCCTCGGCGGCGGTCTCGAGCTCGCCCTCGCCTGCCACCGGCGCATCGCCGTCGACGGCGATCGGCTTCGCCTCGGCCTGCCCGAAGTGGGCCTCGGCCTGCTCCCCGGCGCGGGCGGCACGGTCAGGCTCACGCGCATGCTCGGCGTCGAGGCCGCCGTGCGCTTCATCCTCTCGGCGAACCCCGTCGGCGTGCAGGACGCCCTCCAGCTCGGTCTCATCGACGAGATCGTGGCGGATGCCGCCGGCGCCCTCGCCGCCGCTCGCACGTGGCTCGCCGCAAGCCCCGTGGCCGTCAAACCGTGGGACGAACGAGGCTTCCGCATTCCCGGCGGCGACGCCCGCGACCCGCGCGTCGCCTCCGCTCTGCCCGGCTGGATCGCCGCCGCTCACGCCGAGGCCGGCCGGCTGCCCGCCCCGCGCGCCGCGATGGCGGCGATCGTCGAGGGCTCCCTCGTCGATTTCGACACCGCCTCGCAGATCGAGACGCGCTACTTCGTGCACCTCTCCCACACGGCGGAGGCCCGCAACCTCATCGACGCGTTCTTCGACCGGCAGCGATTGAGCGAGGGCGCCGATGACGCGCGCGCCGACGTGGCGGCTGTCGTCGACGAAGCCGCGCTCGGCGAGGCGGTCGCCGCCGTCCGCGAAGGCGCCGATCCTGCCGTCGTCGAGCGCGCCGCCCGCTGCGCCGGCTGGCGTGGCGGTGTCATCGCGCGCCTGGACGCTCGCGCTCTCGAGCCGGTCGAGGGCGTCGAGGCGCCCGCTCCCTTCGCCGACCTCGTCGACCGGATGCTGTTCGCTCCCGCCCTCGCGGCGGCTCGCGTCCAGGCCGCCGAGGCGATCGCCGACGCCGACGTCAACGTCGCCTCGCTCGATGCGGGCTTTCCGCCGGCCACGGGCGGCGCCGCACGCTTCCTCCAGCAGCACAGCGGCGGGCCCGAGGGGTTCGCCGTCCGCGCCACGCAGCTCGCGGCGGCCTACGGCCCGCGCTTCGCACCCCTCCCGTCAGCCGGCTGA
- a CDS encoding ABC transporter permease — protein MSDARKRTRRGAATAVLPATIAAEASETGTARIASWRLLLGNPVTVASAIVLAVIVVVAVGGPWFAPYGANSIDVANALNGPSAAHWFGTDDLGRDVFSRVLIATRASLQIAVVSVAFAFIVGVFVGVVSGYRGGWLDTVLMRIVDVMFAFPVLLLALAIVAILAPGMATTMLAIGIVYTPIFARVARASALSVRVEPFVQASKTMGTGDWYILGRHILPNIAGPVIVQTSLSLAFAILSEAALSFLGLGIQPPAPSWGRMLFDAQGFLGQAWWMSIFPGAAIFVTVLAFNLLGDGLRDVLDPRQRTMLEARRKR, from the coding sequence ATGAGCGACGCGCGAAAGAGGACACGACGGGGCGCGGCGACGGCTGTTCTCCCCGCCACGATCGCCGCTGAGGCGAGCGAGACCGGCACGGCGCGCATCGCCTCATGGCGGCTGCTCCTCGGCAACCCGGTCACGGTCGCCAGCGCGATCGTGCTCGCCGTTATCGTCGTCGTCGCGGTCGGCGGGCCGTGGTTCGCCCCGTACGGCGCGAACTCGATCGACGTGGCGAACGCCCTCAACGGTCCGAGCGCCGCGCACTGGTTCGGCACGGACGATCTCGGCCGCGACGTGTTCTCCCGCGTGCTGATCGCCACGCGGGCGTCGTTGCAGATCGCCGTCGTGAGCGTCGCGTTCGCCTTCATCGTCGGGGTCTTCGTCGGCGTCGTATCGGGCTACCGGGGCGGCTGGCTCGACACCGTGCTCATGCGCATCGTCGACGTGATGTTCGCGTTCCCCGTCCTGCTCCTGGCGCTCGCGATCGTCGCGATCCTCGCGCCCGGAATGGCCACGACGATGCTCGCCATCGGCATCGTCTACACGCCGATATTCGCTCGCGTGGCGCGGGCGAGTGCGCTCAGCGTGCGCGTCGAGCCGTTCGTGCAGGCCTCGAAGACGATGGGAACCGGCGACTGGTACATCCTCGGTCGGCACATCCTGCCGAACATCGCCGGCCCCGTCATCGTACAGACCTCGCTGTCCCTCGCGTTCGCGATCCTGTCCGAGGCGGCCCTGTCGTTCCTCGGGCTCGGCATCCAGCCGCCCGCGCCGTCGTGGGGGCGGATGCTGTTCGACGCGCAGGGCTTCCTCGGCCAGGCCTGGTGGATGAGCATCTTCCCCGGTGCCGCGATCTTCGTCACCGTTCTCGCCTTCAACCTGCTCGGTGACGGCCTGCGCGATGTGCTCGACCCGCGCCAGCGCACCATGCTCGAAGCCCGGAGGAAACGATGA